TGGAAGAGTTTGACGTCACCGCGCTCGAAGAGACCCGCGCGATGATGAACCGCGACCGGGGCCAGAACCCCAAGCTCACGCTCCTCCCCTTCCTGATCACCGCGCTGGTCCGCACCTTCCCGGACTTTCCGATGATCAACGCCACCTATGACGACGAAGCCAATGTCGTGACCCGCCACGGCGGCGTCCACATGGGCATGGCCGCGCAGACCCCGAGCGGGCTGATGGTCCCCGTCATCCGCAACGCCGAGCGCCTCTCGATCTGGCAGCTTGCCGCCGAGATCGCCCGCCTGTCGGACGCCGCCAAGACCGGCAAGGCGACCCGCGAGGAGCTGTCGAACCCGACCTTCACCATCTCGTCGCTGGGGCCGTGGGGCGGGATCGCCTCGACCCCCGTCATCTCGCCTCCGCAGGTCGCGACGGTCGCGGTCAACAAGGTCGAGGAGAAGGTCGTGCCCGTGAACGGCGAGCTCGAGATCCGCAAGCGGATGAACCTCTCGCTCTCCTGCGACCACCGCGTGGTCGACGGCTGGGACGCGGCGACCTTCCTCCAGGCGCTGAAGCCCCTGATCGAGAACCCGCTGCGGCTGCTCGCCTGAGCGATTGACCTCTCCCCGCGGGAGGTCCAGCTTCTCCTCCGCCTCCGCGCCTCGCCAGCGCGAACGCCCGTGCGTGTCATGGCCGATCAGGGGGATTAAGATGCAGAAATTGCTCGCGATTGCCGCGCTATGCGTTGCAGGTCCGGCCGTCGCCGCCGCACCGGCCGATGACGCGGTAAAGGCCGTCACCACCGTGCTCGACAAGTTCAACGCCGGCGACGTGCAGGCCTTCATCGATGCCCATGCCCCCGACGCCGTCATCATCGACGAATTCGCGCCTTACCAGTGGTCGGGCGACGGCTCGGTCAAGCGCTGGCTCGACGACTATTCAAAGGACGCGGCCGCGCGGAAGATTGCGGGCGGCAGGATGCTTTACGGCCGGCAGACGCAGGGCACGAGCTTCGGGGAACGGGCCTATGTCGTCCTGCCCACCACTTATTGTCTGACCGAGGCCGGTATCCCCAAGGCCGCCGACGGCCACATGACCTTCGTCATGGCGCGCTCGGGCGAGGCCTGGAAGATCGCCAGCTGGACCTATTCGGCGCCGCCGCCGACGGCTTACACCGCGAAGCAGGGTAAGTGCGGCAAGGCCAAATAGCTGCCGATCAATCCTTCCCGATCTCGCGCCAGCTCTTCTCGCTGACTTCAACATCATACTTCTTGGCCGCGGCCTTGATCCGCTTCCAGGCGTCGTCGCGCTCGGCGTCGGTCACGCCTTTCACCTGATGGAAACGCGCGATCGCGTTGCGGACGTGGGTCGCGTCCTCGAGCGGCTCCTTGCGCTGTTCTGGAAAGGCGAATTGTCCGCCTTTCAGGTCGTCACGCTGCTTGTCGTCGAGCTTGGTCATCGGCGCTCTCCTTCGAAGCGAAGGGAACGCGCGGGCGGCGCTGGTCGTGCCGCCCGCCGCGACTAGCGGCCCCGTGGCCCGCGCGAGCCGTCGATGCTGAGCGCACCGGGGCCGGCGAAGACGAAGTAGAGGAAGACGAAGCAGTAGAGCACCGCCGCGTCCCCGCCATTGTTGACGGGGAAGAAGTTCTGCGGCGCATGGGCCATGAAATAGGCCGCCGCCATCGTGCCCGAGGCGAGGAACGCCGCCGGCCGGGTGAACAGGCCGAGTGCGATCAGCACGCCCGTCACCAGTTCGATGAGCCCGGCATAGGCCCCCGGATTGTCGAGCGCGAGCCCGCTTCCGGCGCGCTCGCCCGCCGGGAACGACAGGAATTTCTGCGTCCCGTGGGCGAGGAACAGGAGCCCCGACATGATCCGCAGCACCCCATGGGCAAGCGGGGCGGATGCGGAGAGACGGTTATTGGCCATATGAACGGGGCTCCTGCTGTTACTTTCCGCTTTAGGCGGCAAGCCGCACCGTTTCGTCAAGCGCGGTGGCAAGGCTCGCCTCGCGCTGCTCGGGGCCGACCGCGATCCCGTCGGCCGCGACGAACTCGGGTTCGATCCCGATGAAGCCGAACACGCCGCGCAGATAGGTCTCGGTATGCTCGAGCGCGCTCGCCGGCGATCCGGCGCCGTAGAAGCCGCCCCGCGCCAGCGCGACGATCACCCGCTTGCCCCCGGCGAGGCCCTCGGGGCCGCTCTCGGTGTAGCGGAAGGTCTTGCCCGCCACGAGGATCCGGTCGAGCCACGACTTGAGCTGCGTCGGCACCGTGAAATTGTACATCGGCGCGCCGATCACCACCGTGTCCGCCGCCAGGAACTCGTCGAGTACGCTGGTGTCGGCAAAGGCGCCGAGCGTCAGGTGATCGATCGGGTCGGCGACGAGGTCGCGGTGAATGACGTTCGTCCCGGGCGCGGTTTCCACCAGCCGCTCGACGATCGAGCGGGTGATCTGGCGGCTGACGCTGTTCTCGCCGGTGATGCTGCTGTCGAGCTGGAGGATGGTCACTATTCGCTCCTTAGTAT
This genomic window from Sphingomonas rosea contains:
- a CDS encoding nuclear transport factor 2 family protein, which translates into the protein MQKLLAIAALCVAGPAVAAAPADDAVKAVTTVLDKFNAGDVQAFIDAHAPDAVIIDEFAPYQWSGDGSVKRWLDDYSKDAAARKIAGGRMLYGRQTQGTSFGERAYVVLPTTYCLTEAGIPKAADGHMTFVMARSGEAWKIASWTYSAPPPTAYTAKQGKCGKAK
- a CDS encoding DUF6582 domain-containing protein — translated: MTKLDDKQRDDLKGGQFAFPEQRKEPLEDATHVRNAIARFHQVKGVTDAERDDAWKRIKAAAKKYDVEVSEKSWREIGKD
- a CDS encoding DoxX family protein, which produces MANNRLSASAPLAHGVLRIMSGLLFLAHGTQKFLSFPAGERAGSGLALDNPGAYAGLIELVTGVLIALGLFTRPAAFLASGTMAAAYFMAHAPQNFFPVNNGGDAAVLYCFVFLYFVFAGPGALSIDGSRGPRGR
- a CDS encoding FMN-dependent NADH-azoreductase, which produces MTILQLDSSITGENSVSRQITRSIVERLVETAPGTNVIHRDLVADPIDHLTLGAFADTSVLDEFLAADTVVIGAPMYNFTVPTQLKSWLDRILVAGKTFRYTESGPEGLAGGKRVIVALARGGFYGAGSPASALEHTETYLRGVFGFIGIEPEFVAADGIAVGPEQREASLATALDETVRLAA